The genomic stretch TCCTGCATGCTCCCCGCCTGTTGCGCCTTGACCATAGGATCGCGCCGGCCGCCGGAGCGCTCTCCGCGCATCGCCATGATCCGCATATGGACAGTCTATGCGACCGAGGAAAGGCCGCCGGCGCGCATGGTCTCAGTTGAGGCCCGCGATCGCCTCGATCAGTTCATCCACGGCGTCTGCCTGGGTCGCCCATGAGCAGACGAAACGCACCGACCCGTCGTCGAACCGGTAGCAGGCCCAACCCAGGGCGTTCAGCCTCTGATGCGCCTCGGCCGGTATTCGCACGAACACGGTGTTGGCCTCGACCGGATGGGCCAGCACATAGGGCGAGCGCGCCGCCACGCCCGCCGCCAGACGCTGAGCCATCAGATTGGCGTGGGCGCCGCCCGACTCCCAGTCGCCGCTTTCCAGAAGGCCCAACATCGGCCCGGCCAGCAGCCGCGCCTTGGACGCCACCTGCCCGGCCTGTTTCAGCCGATTGTCCAGCCGCCGCGCCAGGCTCTTGTCGAACAGGACCAGGGCTTCGACACAGTTCGCGCCCGCCTTGGCCCCGCCGAACACCAGAATATCCACCCCAAGGCGCGGAATATCCTTCAGGTCGAAGCCCGCCGCCGCGGCATTGGCCAGCCGCGCCCCGTCCATATGGACGCCGTATCCCGCCGCCTTCACCGGCTCGATCAGATGGCGCAGTTCTTCCTCGGTATAGACCGCGCCGTATTCGGTGGCCTGAGTCAGGGACAGGGCCGCCGGAGGCTGTCGATGACCAACCTCGGGCTCGGCCATTTGCGCCTTCAACGCCAAGGGGTCGATCCGCCCGGACAGGCCCGGCAGGCCGATCAAGCCCATGCCCTGGCCGAAGAACCCCGGCGCCCCCGTCTCGTCGGTGCAGACGTGGGCGGTATGGTGCGCCAGCACCGCCTCGAACGGAAACGCCAGCATCGACAGGGCGATGGCGTTCGCCGCCGTACCGCTGAAGACGAACCGAATGTCTGCGTCGGCGTCCAGCCTCTGGCGGATCTGATCTGCGGCCTGGGCCGTAACCTCGTCGGCCCCATAGGAGGGGGCGAAGCCGGCGTTCGCCCGCACCAGACCTTCGACGGCGCTCGGCGCCATGCCGGCGGTGTTGTCGGAACCAAAATCGTAACGCATCAGCTCTTCTTCACCGTCAAATCGCGCGCGCCATCCTCGACTGTCCGCAGGCGGACCACCGGCATGACATCCTCGTCGCCATAGGGCACGGCGACCTGATGGGGGAAGGGAATCTCGATCCCGGCGGCGTCCAAGGCCTCCTTGCCGCCCTGCATCAGATCGGCCTGGGTCTGCCACCAGTCCTCGACCTTGACCCAGGCGTGCAAGGTCACCTGAACCGAGCTGTCCAGCAGAGCCGTGACGCCCGTCCATGGATGCGGATCGTCCAGCACCTTCTCATGCGCGGCCGCCATGTCGGCCAGAACGCAGCGCGCCTTGTTCAGGTCGTCGCCGTATCCGACGCCGAAATTGATCTCGATCCGCCGCGTCTGCTGGCCCGTCAGATTGGTCAGGGGGTCGCTCAGAACCTTGGAGTTCGGAATGACGATCTTGTGGTTGTTGGCGTTCGACAGCTGGGTCGTGAACAGATCCAGACGCTGCACCGTGCCGGCCATGCCGCCCACATCCACCACGTCACCCACCCGATAGGGCCTCAAGATCAGCAGCATGATCCCCGAGGCCACGTTTGAAAGCGTCCCCTGCAAGGCCAGGCCGACGGCCAGGGATGCGGCGCCCAGCACGGCGATGATCGAGGTCGTCTGCACGCCCAGCCGCTGCAAGACGGCGATCATGCCGATGATGATCACGATCACCCGCACCACCTGGACGGCGAAACTCAAAACCGTCGGATCGTGGCGGAAACCCCGCAACCGCGACAGAGCCTTGCGCGACGCCCGCGACGCCCATTTCGCTGCGAACAGCGTCGCGGCGAAGATCAGAACCGCGATGGTCAGATTGATGGCGAAGTCGCCCGCCATGTCGGTGATCTTGGCGATCATGGCGGAATCGACGGCGACGGCCTGACGCCCGGCGGCGACGGCTTCTGCAATAGGAGAGGCGCTCAACATGGGGCGGGTCTAACGCCTGAAGCGCCGATTGGAACCCCTGCGGGCGTCAATACTCGGCTTATTGCGCCCACTCAGGCTTGCGCTTGTCCAGGAACGCCCTCACGCCCTCCTGGCCTTCGGGCGAGACGCGGGCGCGCGCAATGCGCTTGGCCGTATCGTCCAGCAAGCCGCCGTCGATCTTGTGGCCGGCGATGTCGTTGACCAGTCGTTTGGCCTCGCCCATGGCGCCGGGCGCGTTTCCGGTCAGGCTGTCCGTCAGCATGGCGATGAACTCGTCCACTGAGCCCTCTGGCAGGACCAGATCGATCAGACCGGCATGGGCGGCGTAGTCAGCATCGAAGCTGTTGCCGGTCAGGAACAACTGGCGCGCGCGCCGCGCGCCGACAGCCTCGATGACATAAGGGGCGATGGTCGCCGGGATCAGGCCCAGCTTGACCTCCGAGAAGGCAAAGCGCGCTCCCTCGACCGCCACCGCCATGTCGCAGGCGGCGACGATGCCGGCCCCGCCACCCATGGCCGCGCCCTCGACCAGGGCGACCGTCAGGGCCGGGACGTCGTGCAAGGCTTTGAGCATCCGGGCCAGACCCAGGGCGTCGTCGCGATTGTCGGCCTCGGACCAGTCGGCGGCGTCGCGCATCCAGTTCAGATCGGCCCCGGCGCTGAACGTGCCGCCGGCGCCGCGGATGAAGACCGCGCGCACATGGTCAGCGCCGTGCAGGGTCTCGAACGCCTCGTGCAGGGCGGCGATCGTGGCGGCGTCGAAGGCGTTCTTCTTCGCCGGACGATTAATGGTGATGAAGACCACGCCGTCCGTGGTGGCGTCGATCTGAACCAGGTCGTCGTTGGCGTCCGGCGCGGGATCGGCCAACAGCGGATGCGAGATACTGTTGATCTCCGCCGCTTCGGCGTCGATGACGTCCAGGGCGTTGAGGTCGGCGTCGGTGGGTTGATCGGCCATGGTCGTCTCCAAATTTAGGGTCCGCTCCCAACGAAGGGCGGAAGAATAGGTTACATCCGGAAGAGGCCGAACGTGGTCTCCGGGATCGGCGCGTTCAGGCTCGCCGATATAGCCAGACCGAGCACATCCCGTGTTTGCGCAGGATCAATGACGCCGTCGTCCCAAAGCCGCGCCGTCGCGTAATAGGGATTGCCTTCGTCCTCATACTTCTGACGGATCGGCGCCTTGAAGGCCTCGGCGTCTTCCGCGCTCCAGGTCTCCGCGTCGCGGTGGACCGTGGCCAGGACCGAAGCCGCCTGTTCCCCGCCCATCACGCCGATCCGGCTGTTGGGCCAGGTGAAGAGGAAACGCGGGCTATAGGCCCGACCGCACATGCCATAGTTCCCAGCGCCGAAGCTGCCGCCGATCAAGACGGTGAACTTGGGCACCTCAGCCGAAGCGACGGCGGTGACCAGTTTGGCGCCGTCCTTGGCGATGCCGCCGGCCTCGTACTTGCCGCCGACCATGAAGCCCGAGATGTTTTGCAGGAACAGCAGCGGGATCTTGCGCTTGCAGGCCAGCTCAATGAAGTGGGCGCCCTTCTGGGCGCTTTCGGAGAAGATGACGCCGTTGTTGGCCAGGACCGCGACCGGATAGCCCCAGAGGCGGGCGAAGCCGCAGACCAGGGTCGAGCCGTACAGAGCCTTGAACTCGTCGAACTCGGAGCCGTCCACCAGCCGGGCGATGACCTCGCGCACATCATAGGGGGCGCGGACGTCGTCAGGGATCAGGCCGTACAATTCTTCGGCCGCGAAGGCCGGCGCGCGCGGTTCGCGCACGTCCATGTCCACGGACTTGGTCGTGTTCAGATTGGCGACGATGGACCGCACAATCTCCAGCGCATGCTCGTCGTTCTCAGCCACATGATCCACCACGCCCGAGCGACGTCCGTGGGTCTCCGCCCCGCCCAGTTCCTCGGCCGAGATGACCTCGCCGGTGGCGGCCTTCACCAGAGGCGGGCCGGCCAGGAAGATGGCGCCCTGGTTGCGCACGATGATCGTCTCGTCCGACATGGCCGGCACATAGGCGCCGCCGGCGGTGGACAGACCCATGACGCAGGCGATCTGGGCGATGCCCTTGGCGCTCATCCGGGCCTGGTTGAAGAAGATGCGGCCGAAGTGGTCGCGGTCGGGGAAGACCTCGGCCTGGTGCGGCAGATTGGCCCCGCCGGAATCGACCAGATAGACGCACGGCAGACGGTTCTGCTCGGCGATCTCCTGGGCGCGCAGGTGCTTCTTCACCGTCATGGGGAAGTAGGCGCCGCCCTTCACCGTCGGGTCGTTGGCGACGATCATGACCTCGCGGCCCGAGACGCGACCGATGCCCGCGATCACCCCTGCGGCAGGCGCCTCTCCGTCATACATGCCATGCGCGGCCAACTGCCCGACCTCGAGGAAGGGCGAGCCGGGATCCAGCAGCCGCTCGACCCGGTCGCGCGGCAACAGCTTGCCGCGCGAGACATGACGCTCACGCGCCTTGTCGGACCCGCCGCGCGCGGCCTTGGCCACATGATCGCGCAACTCGGCGACCAGGGCGCTGTTGTGCGCGTGCAGGGACTTGTATCTGGGGCTCTGCGGATCGACCGCTGACGTCAGCTTCGGCATGGGGTTGGTTTAGGGGCGCTGGGTGAAAAGTGCTAGTGAGCGAGAAGTGAGCCCAGTGCGGCTTTCGCTCACCCCTTGCTCACTAGCACTTTTCACTGAAGCCATTCAGCCAACCATCGCTGTCCTTGCCTCCCCGCCCCTTTTCCCCTATAGGCCCCGCCTTTCCAGGGCTTCGGTCCTGTCGTGGAACACCAAAGGGTTGGACGTTCGGTCCGGCCGCCGCGACAGGAGCCATCGTGGGGATCGACTTAACCCGGTCGTTTCCACGCCGACGCCCACAAGGGAGACTACCGCATGGCTCTTTACGAGCACACGGTCATGACGCGCCAAGATATCTCGGCGCAGCAGGCCGAAGCGCTGAACGACACCATCAAGGACCTGATCGTGCAAGGTGGCGGTTCCGTCGCCAAGATCGAGTACTGGGGTCTGCGCAATCTGACGTACCGCGTGAAGAAGAACCGCAAGGCTCACTATTCGCTGCTGGCCGTCGACGCCCCTCCGGCCGCCATGGCCGAAGTCGAGCGTCAGCTGGGCATCAACGAAGACGTGCTGCGTTGGCTGACCGTCCGCGTCGAGGAACTCGACCTGGAACTGTCGCCGCTGCTGGCCCGCCGCGAGCGTGAACGCGAGCGTGAGCGCGAGCGCACCCCGCGCGACGACGCCGCCGCCGACGCCGAATAAGGAACCCGGAACATGACCGATACTACTGCCCCGACCCCGGGCGCACCGGCGGGCTCCGGCGCCGCCGGCCGCCGCCCCTTCTATCGTCGCCGCAAGGTCTGCCCGTTCTCGGGCGCCAATGCACCGAAGATCGACTACAAGGACGTGAAGCTGCTGCAGCGTTACGTCTCCGAACGCGGCAAGATCGTGCCTTCGCGCATCACCGCCGTCTCCCAGAAGAAGCAACGCGAACTGGCCAAGGCCATCAAGCGCGCCCGCTATCTGGCCCTCCTGCCGTATGTGGTGAAGTAAGATGAAGGTCGTTCTGCTGGAACGCGTCGAGAATCTCGGCGCCATCGGCGACGTCGTGTCCGTCAAGGACGGCTTCGCCCGTAACTTCCTTCTGCCGCGCGACAAGGCCCGTCGGGCCACCGCCGCCAACCTGAAGGCGTTCGAACTCGACCGCGTCGCCATCGAGCAACGCAACGAGAAGAACAAGGCCGATGCACAGAAGGTCGCCGACAAGATCGACGGCCAGACCTACATCATGATCCGTCAGGCCGGTGAAACCGGTCACCTGTACGGTTCGGTCGCGGGCCGCGACGTCGCCGAGGCCATCCAGGCCGAAGGCGGCAAGGTCGAGCGTTCGCAAATCGTCCTGAACACGGCGATCAAGAACCTGGGCGTCCACGAAGTGCCGGTCCGCCTGCACGCCGAGGTCCGCGCATCGGTCAAGATCAACATCGCCCGTTCGATGGATGAAGCCGAGCGTCAAGCCAAGGGCGAGGACGTGATCCGCAGCCAGTTCGACGATGAGCGCCAGGCCGCCGAGCAATCGGCCCAGGAACTGATCGAAGGCGGCGCCGGTCAACAAGAAGGCTTCAGCGACGAAGCCTGATCCAGACCCGGCCCTTAAGGGTCGGATCGCCGGAAACATCAGGGGCGCGTTCCGCAAGGGACGCGCCCTTTTTGCTGCGCGGTCCCTCGGAAGGATTGAAGGCGCGCCGCCACGCAATTCACGACAAGTTTGCAACAGATGTCACGGCTTGGTGCGGCCACGAAGACCTCATGCAAACTCCTTTCTTGACCAACACAAAAAGCGGTGAACATTCTCAATTCAGGCCGAGATTTGTGCATCGCGCGACAATTTTATTGCACCCTTCAACTCGGCCAGGGCGCCGAAATCGTGGCCGGTCGTCGCCCCTCCCAATAGGCCGCTGTCATTTGGGGATAGTCATGAAGCTGATTTCCGGTCGTTCCGTCTTGTTAGCCTTCGTATCCACAAGCGCGCTGATGTCCGCGCCTGCCGCCTTCGCTCAGGAAGCGACATCGGCGGATGACACCGCCGACGTCGGCGAGATCGTGGTGACCGGCACGCGCGCCATAGGTCGGACCCGGCTGGACACAATCGCCCCCGTGGACGTGATTACCGGCGAGACCCTGACCCGCAGCGGAACGGGCACGGAGACCGCCGCCGCCCTGGCCGCCGCCGCCCCGTCGATCAACTTCCCCCGCCCCGCCATCTCGGACGGCTCGGACCACGTCCGGCCGGCGACCCTGCGCGGCCTGGCCCCCGACCAGACCCTGGTGCTGATCAACGGTCAGCGGGGCCACGTCGGAGCCCTGGTCAATGTGAACGGGGCTTTGGGACGCGGATCCACGGCCTTCGATCTGAACACCATTCCTTCGGTCGCCCTCGGCTCGGTCGAGGTGCTACGCGACGGCGCCTCGGCCCAATACGGCTCGGACGCGATCGCGGGGGTGATCAACCTGCGTCTGCGCCAGGCCCGCGACGGCGGCGGTCTGACGCTGAACTATGGGCGTTACGACACAGAATACGACACCGCGCGCGGATCGCATGAGGCCACGGACGGCGAGCAAACGTCTCTAGCCGGCTGGATCGGCCTGCCGCTGGGCGAGGACGGCTTCGTCACCGTGTCGGGCGAACTGCAGAAGCGCGATCCGACCAACCGTTCGGACTACGCCGCGCCTTCGGCCGTGGTCGGCAATACCTCCACGAACACGGTCCTGGGCCGGTTCGGCGATCCGGCGGTGAAGTCGCAGTCGCTGTGGTTCAATGCCGGCAAGCCGATCAATGCCGGCTGGGAAGCCTATGCCTTCGGCGGCATCCAGCACAAAGAGAGCGAATCCGGCGCGACCGCCCGCGCCTACAACAACGCCAACAATGTTCTGGCCATCTATCCCAATGGCTTCCTGCCGCTGATCAACACCGAGATCGTCGACTACAACCTGTACGGCGGCGTCAAGGGCGAGGCGGCCGGGATCGATTGGGACGTCTCGGTCGGATACGGGCGCAATGTGCTGGACTACCGCGTCACCAACTCTTTGAACGCCTCGTATGGCGCGGCGTCGCAGCAGGAGTTCAAGGCCGGGGGGCTGAAATATGATCAGCTGACCTTCGGCATTGACGGGGTGAAGCCGTTGGAGCTCGGCCTGTACGAGCCCGTCAACCTCGCGTTTGGCTTGGAGTATCGCACAGAAGGCTTCGAGGTTTATGCTGGCGAACCCGCCTCCTACAATCGTGGAACGGGTGGAACAGCGACCGCCGGTCTCGGCTCACAAGGGTTCCCCGGCTTCTCGCCCGCGCATGTGGCAGACGAGGACCGCAATAACTGGAGCGCCTATGTGGATCTTGAAGGCAAGCTCACGGAAGGTTTAACCGTCGGCATCGCGGGGCGTTACGAGGACTATTCCGACTTCGGCGATCAAGTCACCGGCAAAATTTCGGCACGTTACGACTTCTCGCCTGCCTTCGCCCTGCGCGGCGCGGTGTCCACCGGCTTCCACGCCCCAGCACTGCAACAGCAGTTCTTTAGCTACACCGCCACCAATCTCGTCACGACAACCGCTGGCACTGCACTGATCCAGGCGGGAACCTTCCGCGTCGATGATCCCATCGCGATTTCGCTGGGTTCGCGCCCATTGGAACCGGAGACCTCGGTCAACTATTCGATCGGGGGCGTCTTCCGCGCCGCAGGTCTGGAGCTGACCATCGACGCCTATCGGATCGAGCTGGACGATAGGATTGTCTATTCGGAAAACCTCGGCGGGACGGGCGCTCGGCTCGGCCAGACCGCCGCCCAAGCCTTGACCATCAGCAATCAGCTTCAAGCCGCCTATGGCGTCAGCGCCGCGCGCTTCTTCCTGAACGGCGTGAATACGGTGACAGAGGGCGTGGACGTGGTCGGGCGCTATCGGCTGCCCACAGACTACGGCCGTTTCGACTTCACACTGGCCGGCAACTTCAACAATACCGAAGTGACCGCCACGCCGACACCGGCTGCGGGCGCGCCTTCGACGTCGGAGTTCTTCCTGTTCGACCGAGCCAATATCCTTGCGTTCGAAGAAGGGACCCCAGGCACAAAGGTCGTCGGCGGAATAGACTGGAGCATGGGCGGGTTCGGCGTCTCGGCCAAGGCGACCTATTATGAAAGCGTCCTGGTCGCGAACAACTCATCCACTCTCGACTACGAAACCGGCGACAAGACGCTGATAGACCTCGAAGGCCGCTATCAGTTCCCAGCAGGCGTGGGCCTGGCGGTGGGTGTAAACAACCTATTCGACGAATACCCGGAGTACACGCCGACCGCGAACAACGGCGCGACCGGGTCGGTGGGCTTCCCCAGCTATTCGCCCTTCGGCTTCAACGGCCGCTTCCTATATGCGCGGCTCAGCTACAGCTTCTGATCAAGTCTGAAGTGACGAAAGGGGCGCTCGCAAGAGCGCTCCTTGCTCGTTGACGGCCCACAGGAAGATTACCAAAGTTTCAGAACCACACGGCATTCGCGCCGTCGTTGCGCCACATATCGCCGCTCAATCTCGACCTCTTGTTCGGAGGGGATCAATGAAGACTAGGATCATCGCGGGCGTCCTAGCCCTGTCGCTTATCGCGGGGGCGGCGCAGGCCATGACGGTGCAGGAATTCCTGACCACCGCCGCCGGCATTCCCCAAAACCCTACCGCCCTGCTTCGATCCGATACGCGGCGGCTGATGGGCGAATTTCGCGGCGCGGCGCGGACGGTTCGCGCCGAACAGACCGCGGCGACGGCGGCGGGACGCGCCCCCGCCACCTGCATGCCGGACAAGGTCGGCTTCTCGCCGGACGAAATCCTGGGCCGGTTCAACACCATTCCCCAGGCCCGACGGAACATCAGCGTGACCCAGGCCATGCGGGAATGGATGATCGAGAAATA from Brevundimonas sp. SL130 encodes the following:
- a CDS encoding threonine aldolase family protein, with amino-acid sequence MRYDFGSDNTAGMAPSAVEGLVRANAGFAPSYGADEVTAQAADQIRQRLDADADIRFVFSGTAANAIALSMLAFPFEAVLAHHTAHVCTDETGAPGFFGQGMGLIGLPGLSGRIDPLALKAQMAEPEVGHRQPPAALSLTQATEYGAVYTEEELRHLIEPVKAAGYGVHMDGARLANAAAAGFDLKDIPRLGVDILVFGGAKAGANCVEALVLFDKSLARRLDNRLKQAGQVASKARLLAGPMLGLLESGDWESGGAHANLMAQRLAAGVAARSPYVLAHPVEANTVFVRIPAEAHQRLNALGWACYRFDDGSVRFVCSWATQADAVDELIEAIAGLN
- a CDS encoding mechanosensitive ion channel family protein; protein product: MLSASPIAEAVAAGRQAVAVDSAMIAKITDMAGDFAINLTIAVLIFAATLFAAKWASRASRKALSRLRGFRHDPTVLSFAVQVVRVIVIIIGMIAVLQRLGVQTTSIIAVLGAASLAVGLALQGTLSNVASGIMLLILRPYRVGDVVDVGGMAGTVQRLDLFTTQLSNANNHKIVIPNSKVLSDPLTNLTGQQTRRIEINFGVGYGDDLNKARCVLADMAAAHEKVLDDPHPWTGVTALLDSSVQVTLHAWVKVEDWWQTQADLMQGGKEALDAAGIEIPFPHQVAVPYGDEDVMPVVRLRTVEDGARDLTVKKS
- a CDS encoding enoyl-CoA hydratase-related protein; its protein translation is MADQPTDADLNALDVIDAEAAEINSISHPLLADPAPDANDDLVQIDATTDGVVFITINRPAKKNAFDAATIAALHEAFETLHGADHVRAVFIRGAGGTFSAGADLNWMRDAADWSEADNRDDALGLARMLKALHDVPALTVALVEGAAMGGGAGIVAACDMAVAVEGARFAFSEVKLGLIPATIAPYVIEAVGARRARQLFLTGNSFDADYAAHAGLIDLVLPEGSVDEFIAMLTDSLTGNAPGAMGEAKRLVNDIAGHKIDGGLLDDTAKRIARARVSPEGQEGVRAFLDKRKPEWAQ
- a CDS encoding carboxyl transferase domain-containing protein, producing the protein MPKLTSAVDPQSPRYKSLHAHNSALVAELRDHVAKAARGGSDKARERHVSRGKLLPRDRVERLLDPGSPFLEVGQLAAHGMYDGEAPAAGVIAGIGRVSGREVMIVANDPTVKGGAYFPMTVKKHLRAQEIAEQNRLPCVYLVDSGGANLPHQAEVFPDRDHFGRIFFNQARMSAKGIAQIACVMGLSTAGGAYVPAMSDETIIVRNQGAIFLAGPPLVKAATGEVISAEELGGAETHGRRSGVVDHVAENDEHALEIVRSIVANLNTTKSVDMDVREPRAPAFAAEELYGLIPDDVRAPYDVREVIARLVDGSEFDEFKALYGSTLVCGFARLWGYPVAVLANNGVIFSESAQKGAHFIELACKRKIPLLFLQNISGFMVGGKYEAGGIAKDGAKLVTAVASAEVPKFTVLIGGSFGAGNYGMCGRAYSPRFLFTWPNSRIGVMGGEQAASVLATVHRDAETWSAEDAEAFKAPIRQKYEDEGNPYYATARLWDDGVIDPAQTRDVLGLAISASLNAPIPETTFGLFRM
- the rpsF gene encoding 30S ribosomal protein S6, coding for MALYEHTVMTRQDISAQQAEALNDTIKDLIVQGGGSVAKIEYWGLRNLTYRVKKNRKAHYSLLAVDAPPAAMAEVERQLGINEDVLRWLTVRVEELDLELSPLLARRERERERERERTPRDDAAADAE
- the rpsR gene encoding 30S ribosomal protein S18 → MTDTTAPTPGAPAGSGAAGRRPFYRRRKVCPFSGANAPKIDYKDVKLLQRYVSERGKIVPSRITAVSQKKQRELAKAIKRARYLALLPYVVK
- the rplI gene encoding 50S ribosomal protein L9; its protein translation is MKVVLLERVENLGAIGDVVSVKDGFARNFLLPRDKARRATAANLKAFELDRVAIEQRNEKNKADAQKVADKIDGQTYIMIRQAGETGHLYGSVAGRDVAEAIQAEGGKVERSQIVLNTAIKNLGVHEVPVRLHAEVRASVKINIARSMDEAERQAKGEDVIRSQFDDERQAAEQSAQELIEGGAGQQEGFSDEA
- a CDS encoding TonB-dependent receptor plug domain-containing protein, which translates into the protein MSAPAAFAQEATSADDTADVGEIVVTGTRAIGRTRLDTIAPVDVITGETLTRSGTGTETAAALAAAAPSINFPRPAISDGSDHVRPATLRGLAPDQTLVLINGQRGHVGALVNVNGALGRGSTAFDLNTIPSVALGSVEVLRDGASAQYGSDAIAGVINLRLRQARDGGGLTLNYGRYDTEYDTARGSHEATDGEQTSLAGWIGLPLGEDGFVTVSGELQKRDPTNRSDYAAPSAVVGNTSTNTVLGRFGDPAVKSQSLWFNAGKPINAGWEAYAFGGIQHKESESGATARAYNNANNVLAIYPNGFLPLINTEIVDYNLYGGVKGEAAGIDWDVSVGYGRNVLDYRVTNSLNASYGAASQQEFKAGGLKYDQLTFGIDGVKPLELGLYEPVNLAFGLEYRTEGFEVYAGEPASYNRGTGGTATAGLGSQGFPGFSPAHVADEDRNNWSAYVDLEGKLTEGLTVGIAGRYEDYSDFGDQVTGKISARYDFSPAFALRGAVSTGFHAPALQQQFFSYTATNLVTTTAGTALIQAGTFRVDDPIAISLGSRPLEPETSVNYSIGGVFRAAGLELTIDAYRIELDDRIVYSENLGGTGARLGQTAAQALTISNQLQAAYGVSAARFFLNGVNTVTEGVDVVGRYRLPTDYGRFDFTLAGNFNNTEVTATPTPAAGAPSTSEFFLFDRANILAFEEGTPGTKVVGGIDWSMGGFGVSAKATYYESVLVANNSSTLDYETGDKTLIDLEGRYQFPAGVGLAVGVNNLFDEYPEYTPTANNGATGSVGFPSYSPFGFNGRFLYARLSYSF